AAGTATCGACCAGGTCCAGGTCCTGGCTATAGATAGCTCGGCCACCTGGATGACCCCCCTCGTAGACTTCCTCGACTCGAGTGTCCTCCCTGAGAACAAAACCGAGGCTCGCCGGATCCAGCTCAGAGTTGCCAAGTACGCCTACGCTGGGGGAACCCTCTACAGGAGGTCATACTTATCCCCCTGGCTAAAGTGCGTGACTCCCGAGGAGGGCGATTACGTCCTCTGTGAAGTCCACGAAGGATTATGCGCGGCGCATGTGGGGTCCCGGGTACTGGCCAAAAAATGCCTTCTCCTGAGCTACTATTGGCCTTTGATTTTCCAAGATGCGGTTGCTCTGGTTCAGAAATGCCGAGCATGCCAGGTGCATGCCCCGCTGCGCCACCAACCCACCCGGGAGATGGTCCCCATCCACAGTCCTTGGCCTTTCGCCCAGTGGGGGATAGACCTCCTGGGTCCCTTCCCCCGAGCTCCGGGCAGGTACGAACACCTCGTGGTAGCCATCGACTATTTCACAAAGTGGATGGAAGCCGAACCCTTGGCCACTATCTCCGGTAGAGCAATTCAGAAGTTCTTCTGGAAAAACATAGTCTGCCGCTTTGGAATCCCACACGTCCTCATATCCGACAAACGGGCGACAGTTTGCTGAAAATCCCTTCAAAAGCTGGTGCGCCGAGCTCGGAATTAACCAGCACTTCACCTCGGTTGGACACCCCCAGGCCAACGGTCAGGTGGAAAATGTCAACCGAACCATTCTGCAGGGGCTAAAGATTAGACTGGAGTTAGCCCAGTCTAACTGGCTAGACGAACTACCTAGCGTCCTCTGGGCTTACCGTACTACGCCCAGGACGGCCACCCACGAGATCCCGTTCTCTCTGACTTACGGAGTAGAGGCGGTAGTACCCGCGGAGATTGGTCTCCCCTCACCCCGGACACAGAACTTCGTTGCGTCAACCAACGAGGAAGAGCTGAGGTACAACTTGGACATGCTGGAGGCTAAGCGTGAGGAAGCGGCGGTACGGATGTGATGTGaaacggatctagacgaacaccaagttgggatgttttgcggaactttgacccttctagaatcacgagccacgaactaaggagattccttaacccacgactagccactttagtgaaccaaaagtatagatagaagaacgccacaatcaaggagactacttgattgataagttcgttgaacaacttgagattgattctcaagtattcaaaggaaattcttttgaggcaagagagagtgaaataactcacatatattttataaaatctgaattccctttaatgaatgaaaacctaggctatatatagccttacaggactcaaaccctagcatgtccaatggacgaccttgcccttcattaagggtGAAAATATCTAACTACTAATGGACTAAAATTAAGACTCTAAATTCGGCcaaagtgaagtgaaaattgaccgaaattattaatgctaacaaacaactaataatggaaactaaaaccctaattagcaaACTAGTACTCGatgaactagtcttcacttggttcttccatttgaaggaaagtgtatatagtagtttctccattatgtaatccttcaatggtcctcaagtcatcaccaactcgttcttgaatcgtgcacacaagagcttgaagtgattcttgaaTTCTCCTAGCACGCGCTCTTGTAATTGGACCAC
This Coffea arabica cultivar ET-39 chromosome 3e, Coffea Arabica ET-39 HiFi, whole genome shotgun sequence DNA region includes the following protein-coding sequences:
- the LOC113737515 gene encoding uncharacterized protein, whose translation is MTDQPLRQILTKPEVSGRMTKWAVELAEHDIGYQSRTAIKAQALADFLAEGASLTLTELSPLREDVRTKEPWVLFVDGASSKEGSGAGLLLISPTGEELTYALRFDFLASNNEAEYEALLTGLRIAHQMGITAIKVRSDSQLVVLQVRGEYEAKEEVMKKYLAKVQEAIALFDTFEIEQVPRSQNKRADALSKLASSSFAHLNKGVLVEVVRQKSIDQVQVLAIDSSATWMTPLVDFLDSSVLPENKTEARRIQLRVAKYAYAGGTLYRRSYLSPWLKCVTPEEGDYVLCEVHEGLCAAHVGSRVLAKKCLLLSYYWPLIFQDAVALVQKCRACQSAALESHTSSYPTNGRQFAENPFKSWCAELGINQHFTSVGHPQANGQVENVNRTILQGLKIRLELAQSNWLDELPSVLWAYRTTPRTATHEIPFSLTYGVEAVVPAEIGLPSPRTQNFVASTNEEELRYNLDMLEAKREEAAVRM